Proteins co-encoded in one Afipia sp. P52-10 genomic window:
- a CDS encoding Re/Si-specific NAD(P)(+) transhydrogenase subunit alpha, whose product MKIAIPKEIAAGEPRVAAVPDTVKKFKALGAEVLVEAGAGVSSGILDSDYEAAGAAISADPVKDADIVLKVRRPEASELGKYKRGALAIAIMDPYGNDAALKAMADAGVAAFAMELMPRITRAQVMDVLSSQANLAGYRAVIEAAEAFGRAFPMMMTAAGTVPAAKVFVMGVGVAGLQAIATARRLGAIVTATDVRPAVKEQVESLGAKFIAVEDEEFKQAETAGGYAKEMSKDYQAKQAALTAEHIKKQDIVITTALIPGRPAPRLVSAEMVKSMKPGSVLVDLAVERGGNVEGVKAGEVADVGGIKIVGFTNVAGRVAASASGLYAKNLLAFVETLIDKETKAVAVKWDDELVKATALTRDGAVIHPNFQPKGA is encoded by the coding sequence ATGAAAATTGCAATCCCTAAGGAAATTGCGGCGGGCGAACCGCGCGTTGCGGCCGTTCCGGATACGGTGAAGAAATTCAAGGCGCTCGGCGCCGAGGTGCTGGTCGAGGCCGGCGCGGGCGTCTCGTCCGGCATCCTGGATTCCGACTATGAGGCCGCGGGCGCTGCGATCAGCGCCGATCCGGTGAAGGACGCCGACATCGTGCTGAAGGTGCGCCGTCCCGAGGCGTCCGAACTCGGCAAGTACAAGCGCGGCGCGCTGGCGATCGCGATCATGGACCCTTACGGCAACGACGCGGCGCTGAAGGCGATGGCCGATGCCGGCGTTGCGGCGTTCGCGATGGAATTGATGCCGCGCATCACCCGCGCCCAGGTGATGGACGTGCTGTCCTCCCAGGCCAACCTCGCCGGCTATCGCGCGGTGATCGAGGCGGCCGAGGCGTTCGGCCGCGCCTTCCCGATGATGATGACGGCGGCCGGCACGGTGCCGGCGGCGAAGGTGTTCGTGATGGGCGTTGGCGTTGCCGGCCTGCAGGCCATCGCTACCGCGCGCCGGCTCGGCGCCATCGTCACGGCGACCGACGTGCGCCCGGCGGTGAAGGAGCAGGTGGAAAGCCTCGGGGCGAAGTTCATCGCCGTGGAGGACGAGGAGTTCAAGCAGGCGGAGACGGCGGGCGGCTACGCCAAGGAGATGTCCAAGGACTACCAAGCGAAGCAGGCCGCGCTGACCGCCGAGCACATCAAGAAGCAGGACATCGTCATCACCACCGCGCTGATTCCGGGCCGTCCGGCGCCGCGGCTGGTGTCGGCCGAGATGGTCAAGTCGATGAAGCCCGGCTCGGTGCTGGTTGATCTCGCAGTCGAGCGCGGCGGCAACGTCGAGGGCGTCAAGGCGGGCGAAGTCGCCGATGTCGGCGGCATCAAGATCGTCGGCTTCACCAACGTCGCTGGCCGGGTCGCAGCCTCCGCCTCCGGCCTCTACGCCAAGAACCTGCTCGCCTTCGTCGAAACGCTGATCGACAAGGAGACCAAAGCGGTGGCGGTGAAATGGGACGACGAACTCGTCAAGGCCACCGCGCTGACGCGCGACGGCGCCGTCATCCACCCGAACTTCCAGCCGAAGGGCGCATAA
- a CDS encoding AbrB family transcriptional regulator, whose product MTIEIKKIGNSVGIILTKDLLARFNLKEGDKLFPVEQPNGGLLLTLHDPDFEKAMEVARRGMKRYHNALAELAK is encoded by the coding sequence ATGACCATCGAGATCAAGAAGATCGGAAATTCCGTCGGCATTATCCTGACGAAGGACTTGCTGGCGCGATTCAATCTCAAGGAAGGCGATAAGCTCTTTCCGGTAGAGCAGCCGAATGGCGGGCTGCTGCTGACGCTCCACGATCCAGATTTCGAAAAGGCAATGGAAGTCGCACGGCGGGGCATGAAACGTTATCACAACGCCCTGGCCGAACTCGCCAAATAG
- a CDS encoding proton-translocating transhydrogenase family protein produces MDHLAQAVDPFVFRLSIFVLAVFVGYFVVWSVTPALHTPLMSVTNAISSVIVVGALLAVGVALAGNDDGPLWSRIFGFVALIFASINIFGGFLVTQRMLAMYKKKTK; encoded by the coding sequence ATGGATCATCTCGCTCAAGCTGTCGATCCGTTCGTGTTCCGCCTGTCGATCTTCGTGCTGGCGGTGTTCGTCGGATATTTCGTGGTGTGGTCGGTGACGCCTGCGCTGCATACGCCGCTGATGTCGGTGACCAACGCGATCTCCTCGGTGATCGTGGTCGGCGCGCTGCTCGCGGTCGGCGTGGCGCTCGCCGGCAACGACGACGGTCCGCTGTGGTCGCGGATCTTCGGTTTCGTGGCGCTGATCTTCGCCTCGATCAATATCTTCGGCGGCTTTCTGGTCACCCAGCGCATGCTGGCGATGTACAAGAAGAAGACGAAGTAA
- a CDS encoding aa3-type cytochrome c oxidase subunit IV: MADHSEVAYTTADGNDYVAHEQTYLGFLALVKWGTIAVIAIVALMGIFLT; this comes from the coding sequence ATGGCGGACCATAGCGAAGTGGCGTACACGACGGCGGACGGCAATGACTACGTTGCCCACGAGCAGACCTATCTCGGGTTTCTCGCGCTGGTGAAATGGGGCACCATCGCCGTCATCGCCATCGTTGCCTTGATGGGCATCTTCCTCACCTGA
- a CDS encoding M3 family oligoendopeptidase, whose translation MAPRSSALRKPPVKFQAKSQAKSQVKSRAKAKAATKPKAAKPKVALAKTATLKTAALKIGKLPEWNLADLYPAIDAVEVTRDLDRLDAECVAFEAAYKGKLAEETAKEGGGAWLAAAVQRYEAIDDLMGRLGSYAGLIHAGDTVDPAISKFYGDVSERLTAASVHLLFFTLELNRLDDALLQQAMQTPALGHYRPWLEDIRKDKPHELEDRIEQLFQEKSLTGRGAWNRLFDQTIASLRFKVGPKELAIEPTLNLLADRSEAKRKQAAEALAKTFKANERTFALITNTLAKDKEISDRWRSFQDVADSRHLSNRVEREVVDALVASVRAAYPRLSHRYYALKARWFKRKKLAYWDRNAPLPFATTGTIAWQEAERLVLTAYGAFSPEMAAIAKRFFTDRWIDAPVRPGKAPGAFSHPTTPSAHPYVLLNYQGKPRDVMTLAHELGHGVHQVLAAPNGALMAPTPLTLAETASVFGEMLTFRRLLSTTKDKKQRQALLAGKVEDMINTVVRQIAFYTFERAVHTERRNGELTAERLGEIWMGVQSESLGPAIELKAGYETFWMYIPHFIHSPFYVYAYAFGDCLVNSLYAVYEKAAEGFAERYLAMLSAGGTKHHSELLAPFGLDARDPSFWDGGLSVIEGLITELEVIG comes from the coding sequence ATGGCCCCGCGTTCCTCCGCTCTGCGCAAACCGCCTGTGAAATTCCAAGCGAAATCCCAAGCGAAATCCCAAGTGAAATCCCGCGCGAAGGCCAAAGCTGCAACCAAGCCTAAGGCCGCGAAGCCCAAGGTCGCGCTTGCAAAGACCGCGACGCTCAAGACCGCGGCGCTGAAGATCGGCAAGCTGCCGGAGTGGAATCTGGCTGATCTCTATCCGGCGATCGATGCGGTGGAGGTGACGCGCGATCTCGACCGGCTCGACGCGGAGTGCGTCGCCTTCGAGGCTGCCTACAAGGGTAAGCTCGCCGAGGAGACCGCGAAGGAGGGCGGCGGCGCATGGCTTGCGGCGGCGGTCCAGCGCTATGAGGCGATCGACGACCTGATGGGGCGGCTCGGCTCCTATGCGGGGCTGATCCATGCGGGGGACACCGTCGATCCGGCGATCTCGAAATTCTACGGCGACGTCTCGGAGCGGCTGACGGCCGCGTCCGTGCATCTCCTGTTCTTCACGCTGGAGTTGAACCGGCTCGACGACGCGCTCTTGCAGCAGGCGATGCAGACGCCTGCGCTGGGTCACTATCGGCCATGGCTGGAGGACATCCGCAAGGACAAGCCGCATGAGCTCGAGGATCGCATCGAGCAACTGTTCCAGGAGAAGTCGCTGACCGGCCGCGGCGCCTGGAACCGGCTGTTCGATCAGACCATCGCGTCGCTGCGCTTCAAGGTCGGGCCGAAGGAACTGGCGATCGAGCCGACGCTGAACCTCTTGGCCGATCGCTCCGAGGCCAAGCGCAAGCAGGCGGCGGAGGCGCTGGCGAAGACTTTCAAGGCGAACGAGCGCACCTTCGCGCTGATCACCAACACGCTCGCCAAGGACAAGGAGATTTCCGACCGCTGGCGCAGCTTCCAGGACGTCGCGGATTCGCGCCATCTCAGCAATCGCGTCGAGCGCGAGGTGGTGGACGCGCTGGTGGCCTCGGTGCGCGCGGCCTACCCACGGCTGTCGCATCGCTACTACGCGCTGAAGGCGCGCTGGTTCAAGCGCAAGAAGCTCGCGTACTGGGACCGCAACGCGCCGCTGCCGTTCGCGACCACCGGCACCATCGCCTGGCAGGAGGCGGAGAGGCTGGTGCTGACGGCGTATGGCGCGTTCTCGCCGGAGATGGCTGCGATCGCCAAGCGCTTCTTCACCGACCGCTGGATCGATGCGCCGGTGCGTCCGGGCAAGGCGCCGGGCGCGTTCTCGCATCCGACCACGCCGTCGGCGCATCCTTACGTGCTGCTCAACTACCAGGGCAAGCCGCGCGACGTGATGACGCTCGCGCATGAGCTTGGCCATGGCGTGCATCAGGTGCTGGCGGCGCCGAACGGCGCGCTGATGGCGCCGACGCCGCTGACACTGGCGGAGACCGCCAGCGTGTTCGGCGAGATGCTGACGTTCCGGCGGCTGTTGTCCACCACCAAGGACAAGAAGCAGCGCCAGGCACTGCTGGCCGGCAAGGTCGAGGACATGATCAATACGGTGGTGCGGCAGATCGCGTTCTACACCTTCGAGCGCGCCGTCCACACCGAGCGGCGCAACGGCGAACTGACCGCCGAGCGGCTCGGCGAGATCTGGATGGGCGTGCAGAGCGAGAGCCTGGGGCCGGCGATCGAGCTGAAGGCCGGCTACGAGACCTTCTGGATGTACATCCCGCACTTCATCCACTCGCCGTTCTACGTGTACGCCTATGCGTTCGGCGACTGCCTCGTGAACTCGCTCTATGCGGTTTACGAAAAGGCGGCGGAGGGATTCGCCGAGCGCTACCTCGCCATGCTCTCGGCCGGCGGCACCAAGCACCATTCGGAACTGCTGGCGCCGTTCGGGCTCGACGCGCGCGATCCGTCGTTCTGGGACGGCGGCCTGTCGGTCATCGAGGGCCTGATCACCGAATTGGAGGTAATTGGGTAG
- a CDS encoding type II toxin-antitoxin system death-on-curing family toxin, translating to MDEPFWLTREIIVAIHDEQLAIHGGASGLRDEGMLASAIERPRNRWLYEQPKLADLAAAYAFGLARNPPFINGNKRTSLLALCTFLGVNGVDFIVPEAEAAAIILALAAGEVSGENLARWIGDNWPKS from the coding sequence ATGGACGAGCCCTTCTGGCTGACCCGCGAGATCATTGTCGCCATTCATGACGAGCAGCTTGCCATCCACGGCGGAGCGAGCGGCCTGCGTGACGAAGGCATGCTCGCTTCGGCAATCGAGCGTCCGCGTAACAGATGGCTCTATGAGCAACCGAAACTGGCCGATCTCGCTGCGGCCTACGCATTCGGTTTGGCGCGTAACCCTCCATTTATAAACGGCAACAAGCGAACCTCGCTGCTCGCCCTCTGTACATTCCTCGGAGTTAACGGCGTCGACTTCATCGTTCCGGAAGCTGAAGCCGCCGCCATCATCCTCGCTCTGGCGGCCGGCGAAGTCAGCGGGGAGAATCTCGCGCGCTGGATCGGTGACAACTGGCCCAAATCCTGA